The Corynebacterium glaucum genome includes a region encoding these proteins:
- a CDS encoding glycosyltransferase family 87 protein, translating to MTSTRWQRLDAAWTSPAAPGGQRATRAGNAIAWPLAVLLILHRLVVLARTGSITDDFTTVWSATRRFVERVPVYNEVYHHVNPHYLYNPGATLLLSPLGLIPSVEAARPWFILLNALAIITAIAWLTRLSGYALSHPLFPIALALAFATEAATNTLVFSNINGILLLALVAFLACMRSHRELVAGVVIGLAIVVKPMFLPLLVLPLMKLRWVTLAAGVAVPVLLNVIAWPLTPGASDYLDKLVPYLGITRDYANSSLAGFAVYFGMPGWLHAALFMLFAAAVAVAVLGLARWRHSDEWLWLTVTTAVLIAGVCLLSSLGQAYYSMMLFPALFTVVLRVSPMHTWTAWLGAALCLSPLDWSSPHWPALGGWLNTFLPTAGWAVFIVAVAAWVVSVQTSTQMKGVRNEPAEHPRLRKLDRGAVAEETQP from the coding sequence GTGACTTCCACGCGCTGGCAGCGCCTCGACGCTGCATGGACCTCCCCCGCCGCCCCGGGCGGCCAGCGCGCCACCCGCGCCGGCAATGCGATCGCCTGGCCCCTCGCGGTGCTGCTCATCCTGCACCGGCTTGTGGTGCTTGCGCGCACCGGCTCGATCACCGACGACTTCACCACCGTGTGGTCCGCCACCCGACGCTTCGTCGAACGCGTGCCGGTGTACAACGAGGTCTACCACCACGTCAACCCGCACTACCTCTACAACCCCGGGGCCACGCTGCTGCTCAGCCCCCTCGGACTCATCCCGAGCGTGGAGGCCGCGCGGCCGTGGTTCATACTGCTGAACGCACTAGCGATCATCACCGCTATCGCGTGGCTGACCAGACTCTCCGGTTACGCGCTTTCCCACCCGCTCTTCCCCATCGCGCTTGCGCTCGCCTTTGCGACCGAGGCGGCGACCAACACCCTGGTGTTTTCAAACATCAACGGCATCCTGCTGCTGGCACTCGTGGCGTTCCTCGCTTGCATGCGATCGCATCGCGAGCTGGTGGCTGGGGTGGTGATCGGGCTCGCAATCGTCGTCAAGCCAATGTTCCTTCCTCTGCTGGTGCTTCCCTTGATGAAGCTGCGGTGGGTGACCCTGGCTGCGGGAGTGGCGGTGCCGGTCCTGCTGAATGTGATTGCATGGCCGCTGACTCCGGGCGCGAGCGATTACCTGGACAAGCTGGTGCCCTACCTTGGCATTACGCGAGACTACGCGAACTCGTCGCTTGCCGGATTCGCGGTGTACTTCGGCATGCCCGGGTGGCTGCATGCGGCGCTGTTCATGCTGTTCGCCGCTGCAGTTGCGGTGGCGGTGCTGGGGTTGGCCCGCTGGCGGCATTCGGATGAGTGGCTGTGGCTCACGGTGACGACTGCGGTGTTGATCGCGGGAGTGTGCCTGCTTTCCTCCCTCGGCCAGGCGTACTACTCCATGATGCTGTTTCCGGCACTGTTCACCGTCGTGCTTCGGGTTTCACCGATGCACACGTGGACGGCTTGGCTCGGCGCCGCCCTGTGCTTGAGCCCGCTTGACTGGTCCAGCCCCCACTGGCCAGCACTGGGCGGCTGGCTGAACACCTTCCTCCCCACCGCGGGGTGGGCGGTGTTCATCGTTGCTGTGGCGGCGTGGGTAGTCTCGGTACAAACCAGTACCCAGATGAAAGGCGTACGCAATGAACCAGCCGAACACCCCCGACTTCGCAAACTGGACCGAGGAGCAGTGGCGGAAGAAACTCAGCCCTGA
- the msrB gene encoding peptide-methionine (R)-S-oxide reductase MsrB — protein sequence MNQPNTPDFANWTEEQWRKKLSPEEFYVLRQAGTEPPGVGEYTDTTTEGIYRCRACGEELFRSTEKFDSHCGWPSFFSPADSDKVIEREDRSLGMVRTEVLCANCGSHLGHVFAGEGYATPTDLRYCINSISMTLDQREV from the coding sequence ATGAACCAGCCGAACACCCCCGACTTCGCAAACTGGACCGAGGAGCAGTGGCGGAAGAAACTCAGCCCTGAGGAGTTCTACGTGCTGCGCCAGGCAGGCACTGAACCTCCGGGGGTCGGCGAGTACACCGACACCACCACCGAGGGCATCTACCGCTGCCGCGCTTGCGGGGAGGAATTGTTCCGCTCGACTGAGAAGTTCGATTCGCACTGCGGGTGGCCGTCGTTCTTCTCCCCGGCGGACAGTGACAAGGTCATCGAGCGCGAAGATCGCTCGCTCGGCATGGTGCGCACCGAGGTACTCTGCGCGAACTGCGGCTCCCACCTCGGCCACGTGTTTGCCGGCGAGGGCTACGCCACGCCGACGGATCTGCGCTACTGCATCAACTCCATCTCGATGACGCTTGATCAGCGCGAGGTTTAA
- the hemQ gene encoding hydrogen peroxide-dependent heme synthase encodes MAKLDYEALNSVQRYLQFAVFRAIPGALGSERSEIITEARAFFEKLDDEGVVTVRGIYDNTGIRADADFMIWWHAEEFEQLQKAFADFRRTTTLGQLVEVSWIGNGLHRPAEFNKSHLPSFIMGEDPQEWITVYPFVRSYDWYLLEPTERRRILAEHGMAARDFADVRANTVEAFTLGDYEWMLAFEAPTLTRIEELMHKMRYTEARLHVREEIPFQTGRRVADISEVIEILP; translated from the coding sequence ATGGCCAAGCTCGATTATGAGGCTTTGAATTCCGTGCAGCGCTACCTCCAGTTCGCGGTCTTTCGCGCTATCCCCGGAGCACTGGGTTCGGAGCGTTCAGAGATCATCACAGAGGCTCGCGCATTCTTCGAAAAGCTTGACGACGAAGGCGTGGTCACCGTCCGCGGCATTTACGACAACACGGGCATCCGCGCGGACGCCGATTTCATGATCTGGTGGCACGCGGAGGAGTTCGAGCAGCTGCAGAAGGCGTTCGCAGATTTCCGCCGAACCACCACCTTGGGCCAACTCGTCGAGGTGAGCTGGATCGGTAACGGCTTGCACCGCCCGGCCGAGTTCAACAAGTCCCACCTGCCCAGCTTCATCATGGGGGAGGACCCGCAAGAGTGGATCACGGTCTACCCGTTCGTCCGCTCCTACGACTGGTACCTACTCGAGCCCACCGAGCGCCGCCGTATTCTCGCCGAGCACGGGATGGCTGCCCGCGATTTCGCAGACGTGCGCGCCAACACCGTTGAGGCTTTCACGCTCGGGGATTACGAGTGGATGCTTGCTTTCGAGGCACCGACGCTCACCCGCATCGAGGAGCTCATGCACAAGATGCGCTACACCGAGGCGCGCCTGCATGTGCGCGAGGAGATCCCGTTCCAGACCGGCCGCCGCGTCGCGGACATCAGCGAGGTCATCGAGATCCTGCCTTAA
- a CDS encoding DUF3000 domain-containing protein yields the protein MKHSDTSPAPTVSAVGGAGNGGNGNDTAGTQAATPAEFSAAVESMHAAKLRPEITLGTIRPPQRPAPYSHAVGLEVDLGEDTHGHIPIDSEGDAFGRLILLHSPDAEEAWEGSMRLVAYIQADMDDAVASDPLLPDVAWQWLNESLAETGAGFTNLGGTVTSTASVRFGEIGGPPRAYQLEMRASWTAEGLDLSSHVEAFAAVLALVAGLPPEGVTELGRQ from the coding sequence GTGAAGCATTCGGACACCTCTCCCGCCCCGACCGTCAGTGCTGTCGGCGGTGCCGGCAACGGTGGAAACGGCAACGACACTGCGGGAACGCAGGCTGCTACACCCGCCGAGTTCTCGGCAGCAGTGGAATCCATGCACGCTGCCAAGCTACGCCCGGAGATCACCCTGGGCACCATCCGCCCACCCCAGCGCCCAGCGCCGTACAGCCACGCGGTGGGCTTGGAAGTGGACCTTGGCGAAGACACCCACGGCCACATCCCTATCGACTCCGAAGGCGACGCGTTCGGCCGTTTGATTCTGTTGCACTCCCCCGACGCCGAAGAGGCGTGGGAGGGTTCGATGCGTCTGGTGGCGTACATCCAGGCCGACATGGATGACGCAGTGGCCTCTGATCCGCTCCTGCCCGACGTGGCTTGGCAGTGGCTCAATGAATCGTTGGCGGAGACCGGTGCTGGGTTTACCAACCTGGGTGGCACCGTCACCTCGACCGCATCGGTGCGGTTCGGTGAGATCGGTGGCCCTCCGCGCGCGTACCAGTTGGAGATGCGCGCCTCCTGGACCGCCGAGGGGCTCGACCTGTCTTCCCACGTTGAGGCGTTCGCTGCAGTGCTCGCGCTCGTCGCCGGCCTCCCGCCGGAAGGTGTCACTGAGTTGGGCAGGCAGTAA
- a CDS encoding HRDC domain-containing protein, translated as MTKRLEYELVATPAGFSQAADALASGRGPFAIDTERASAFRYDDRAFLIQIHRRDAGTFLFAPEGHREALTTQLGPVVNGEDWIVHAAGEDLASLALLGLHPGRLFDTELAARFAGFERPNLGAMVHHFTGVELEKGHGREDWSTLPLPQDWLDYAALDVAYLHDLADALTEQLDQQDFLSYAEEEFAYLVASRSLATVEPKTWRDLKGLSAVRTQAGLQIAKELWHERDAIALERDVSPGVVLPNRVIIEIAKAVPNTPSELARVHGFPGRQRRATAQWFGYIETALAHPRDQWPERAPRDPMTPPSKGNWERNHPESWQLYVEARELIAARASKMGISPEHLLAPSTLRDVIWQAAAERAEADEAKWEVMIRGTDFAVRRLCAAGARQWQAEIVAPMLAAAFLSVRSGAAWYSTRQLGGWDGRKTSGTR; from the coding sequence GTGACAAAACGCCTGGAGTATGAGCTTGTAGCGACCCCGGCGGGGTTTTCCCAGGCAGCCGACGCTCTGGCTTCTGGTCGCGGTCCGTTTGCGATTGATACGGAGCGCGCTTCCGCCTTCCGCTACGACGACCGGGCGTTTCTGATTCAGATCCACAGACGCGATGCCGGTACCTTCCTGTTTGCACCGGAGGGCCACAGGGAAGCGCTCACTACGCAACTTGGCCCGGTGGTCAACGGCGAAGACTGGATCGTGCACGCCGCCGGGGAAGATCTCGCGAGCTTGGCGCTACTTGGACTCCATCCCGGGAGGTTGTTCGACACAGAGCTGGCCGCGCGTTTTGCCGGTTTTGAGCGCCCGAACCTAGGCGCGATGGTGCACCACTTCACCGGCGTTGAGTTGGAGAAAGGGCACGGCCGGGAAGACTGGTCGACCCTTCCGCTGCCCCAGGACTGGCTTGACTACGCGGCGCTTGATGTCGCGTACCTCCATGACCTCGCCGACGCGCTGACTGAGCAACTCGACCAGCAAGATTTCCTCTCCTACGCGGAGGAGGAGTTCGCTTACCTCGTGGCGTCTCGCTCACTCGCAACTGTCGAGCCGAAAACGTGGCGCGACCTCAAAGGGCTTTCCGCGGTGCGCACGCAGGCAGGCCTCCAGATCGCAAAGGAACTTTGGCACGAACGCGACGCTATAGCACTCGAGCGCGATGTCTCTCCCGGCGTCGTGCTTCCAAACCGCGTCATTATTGAGATCGCGAAAGCCGTCCCAAATACCCCGAGCGAACTGGCCCGTGTGCACGGGTTTCCTGGCCGTCAGAGACGGGCTACGGCGCAATGGTTCGGCTACATCGAAACGGCACTAGCCCACCCCCGAGACCAGTGGCCGGAACGCGCGCCTCGTGACCCGATGACTCCGCCCTCGAAGGGGAACTGGGAACGAAACCATCCTGAGTCGTGGCAGTTATACGTAGAGGCACGCGAACTCATTGCCGCGCGAGCTTCAAAGATGGGCATAAGCCCGGAACACTTACTCGCGCCGTCCACGCTGCGCGACGTGATCTGGCAGGCTGCCGCTGAACGAGCGGAAGCAGACGAGGCGAAATGGGAAGTGATGATCCGCGGCACAGATTTTGCGGTGCGCCGCCTGTGCGCCGCTGGGGCCAGGCAGTGGCAGGCCGAAATCGTTGCCCCGATGCTCGCGGCAGCGTTCCTCTCGGTTCGCAGTGGCGCTGCTTGGTACAGCACCCGCCAGCTAGGCGGGTGGGATGGCCGAAAAACTAGCGGAACTCGTTGA
- the dxs gene encoding 1-deoxy-D-xylulose-5-phosphate synthase, with protein MRLLDAIASPADLKKLSQEELGQLADEIRQLLIEKVSATGGHLGPNLGVVELTIALHSVFNSPNDPIIFDTSHQSYVHKILTGRADQFDTLRKKDGLSGYTSRAESEHDWTESSHASAALSYADGLAKAKQLSGNGSDHVVAVVGDGALTGGMCWEALNNIAAGERNVVIVVNDNGRSYAPTIGGFARNLTRLRDQFAQIRIQPGYDEVMQSGKKTLKSLGWVGERTFEALQALKAGVKHQVVPTEMFSELGMKYVGPVEGHDLKALTNAFQYARQYEGPLIIHVATEKGHGFAPAVNDEADQMHSTGAIDPVTGEALAATPPGWTAVFTEELLKAGHERKDIVAITAAMAGPTGLVPFAEQFPDRFFDVGIAEQHAVASAAGLALGGMHPVVAVYSTFLNRAFDQMLMDVGLIGQPVTFVLDRAGVTGSDGASHNGVWDMAISSIVPGIRIAAPRDPARLREEFNEAIAIDDGPTVVRFPKGAVAGDIEAIERLDNGVDVLRVPEELADGADADETLEVLIVAVGTFAEAALEVAEAVETNGIRCTVVDPRWVIPVSKDIADLAVQSDLVVVYEDGVIRGGIGSAVAEALSAAEIDVPVRQLAFPDVFPPHASRGEILAKYGLDAVSAAQQVREWALGLADRDASGTSDASGTDGGAGNTSLHVVNEFR; from the coding sequence GTGAGACTGCTAGACGCAATTGCTTCCCCGGCAGACTTGAAGAAGCTGTCGCAGGAAGAGTTGGGCCAGCTCGCGGACGAAATTCGGCAGTTGCTGATTGAGAAAGTCTCAGCAACTGGCGGCCACCTCGGGCCGAACCTCGGTGTGGTGGAGCTGACGATCGCGCTGCATAGCGTGTTCAACTCGCCGAATGACCCGATTATTTTTGACACCTCGCACCAGTCCTACGTGCACAAGATTCTCACCGGGCGCGCGGACCAGTTTGACACGCTGCGGAAGAAGGACGGGCTGTCCGGCTACACTTCGCGGGCCGAGTCGGAGCATGACTGGACGGAGTCTTCGCACGCGTCTGCGGCACTGTCGTATGCCGACGGGTTGGCGAAGGCGAAGCAGCTCAGCGGCAACGGTTCAGACCACGTTGTCGCCGTGGTCGGCGACGGCGCACTGACCGGCGGCATGTGCTGGGAAGCGCTGAATAACATTGCGGCGGGCGAGCGCAACGTCGTGATCGTGGTCAACGACAACGGCCGCTCCTACGCACCGACCATCGGCGGGTTTGCCCGCAACCTGACGCGCCTGCGCGACCAGTTCGCGCAGATCCGGATCCAGCCCGGCTACGACGAGGTGATGCAGTCCGGCAAGAAGACGCTGAAGTCGCTGGGGTGGGTCGGGGAGCGCACGTTTGAGGCGCTACAGGCACTGAAGGCGGGCGTGAAGCATCAGGTGGTGCCCACGGAAATGTTCTCCGAGCTGGGCATGAAATACGTCGGCCCGGTCGAGGGGCACGACCTGAAGGCACTGACCAACGCGTTCCAGTACGCGCGGCAATACGAGGGCCCGCTGATCATTCACGTGGCGACGGAAAAGGGCCACGGTTTCGCTCCCGCGGTGAACGACGAGGCCGACCAGATGCATTCCACCGGCGCTATCGACCCGGTGACGGGTGAGGCGCTGGCTGCGACCCCGCCAGGGTGGACCGCCGTATTCACCGAGGAGCTGCTGAAAGCCGGCCATGAGCGCAAAGATATTGTGGCCATTACCGCCGCGATGGCTGGCCCGACCGGGCTAGTGCCGTTTGCGGAGCAGTTCCCGGACCGCTTTTTTGACGTGGGCATTGCAGAGCAACATGCGGTGGCCTCTGCAGCAGGTCTCGCGCTTGGCGGCATGCACCCGGTAGTGGCGGTGTACTCCACGTTCTTGAACCGCGCATTCGACCAGATGCTGATGGACGTCGGGTTGATCGGCCAGCCGGTGACGTTTGTGCTGGACCGCGCCGGAGTGACAGGTTCAGACGGGGCCAGCCACAACGGCGTGTGGGACATGGCGATCTCCTCGATCGTGCCGGGCATCCGTATCGCGGCACCCCGCGATCCAGCCAGGTTGCGGGAGGAATTCAACGAGGCCATTGCGATTGACGACGGTCCGACCGTTGTCCGTTTCCCCAAAGGCGCTGTCGCGGGCGACATTGAGGCAATCGAACGACTCGACAACGGTGTAGATGTCCTCCGGGTTCCGGAGGAGCTCGCAGATGGCGCGGACGCGGACGAGACGCTCGAGGTCCTCATCGTTGCCGTTGGCACCTTTGCCGAAGCCGCTCTCGAGGTCGCCGAGGCGGTCGAGACGAACGGCATCCGGTGCACGGTCGTCGACCCCCGCTGGGTGATTCCGGTGTCGAAAGACATCGCGGACCTTGCAGTGCAGTCGGATCTGGTAGTGGTCTACGAAGACGGCGTCATCCGGGGTGGCATCGGTTCCGCAGTCGCTGAGGCCCTCTCTGCCGCTGAGATCGACGTGCCGGTACGCCAGCTTGCATTCCCGGACGTTTTCCCGCCTCACGCCTCGCGCGGCGAGATTCTGGCGAAGTATGGCCTAGACGCTGTTTCGGCCGCGCAACAGGTGCGCGAGTGGGCGCTGGGACTTGCTGACCGAGACGCCAGTGGCACCAGTGACGCCAGTGGCACTGACGGCGGTGCGGGAAACACGTCGCTGCATGTAGTCAACGAGTTCCGCTAG
- a CDS encoding class I SAM-dependent RNA methyltransferase yields the protein MPSASPLLTLKIDRIAHGGDGIGTDADGRVVFVRGAVPGDTVLAHVTQAKKRWARAELDEIVSVSDLRVPHACPAAAAGAGCCDYSHIDPAAQLGLKLEVLAGQLRSLAKGSSVFDGTVFEPLEPFEPGLESAIETIGLQPHQGWRTRVRLGVDAEGRAGVRRARSNDVVASEQCTQPVEGLLDGLVGEQRFTPGSEVVAVRDSEAARHVVEIARSPRGRRAEIATTVKEGSGEVVEHLESPAGHHAFRFPATAFWQAHKAAPQHYADVIREWGAANYSRETAWDLYGGVGAFVPAIHAATGGSRIHTVDSSAAATSETQDALAGMSVEVHQGRVEGAVDKLEAPGLVVLDPPRAGAGETVVSAVAAASPERVIHIGCDPATLARDLAAWGRGGYAVSRMMLVDAFPATHHFETLVLLEPRAPKR from the coding sequence ATGCCCTCGGCCTCACCACTGCTCACCCTCAAAATTGACCGAATCGCGCACGGCGGTGACGGCATCGGCACCGATGCCGATGGCAGGGTAGTCTTCGTCAGAGGTGCCGTGCCGGGAGACACCGTCCTCGCTCACGTGACTCAAGCGAAGAAGCGCTGGGCTCGCGCGGAGCTCGATGAGATAGTTTCGGTGTCCGATCTCCGCGTCCCCCATGCGTGCCCCGCGGCTGCGGCGGGGGCCGGATGCTGCGATTACAGCCACATCGACCCCGCAGCTCAACTCGGGTTAAAGCTCGAGGTGCTGGCCGGCCAGTTGCGATCGCTTGCGAAGGGGTCGTCGGTCTTCGACGGCACCGTTTTTGAACCTCTTGAACCTTTTGAACCCGGCCTTGAATCCGCTATTGAGACGATCGGGCTGCAACCACACCAAGGGTGGCGCACGCGCGTGCGCCTTGGTGTCGACGCCGAGGGGCGGGCCGGGGTTCGGCGCGCGCGCTCGAACGATGTCGTTGCATCGGAACAGTGCACCCAGCCGGTGGAAGGATTACTCGATGGGCTGGTGGGGGAGCAGCGATTCACCCCGGGAAGCGAAGTGGTCGCGGTTCGCGACTCCGAGGCTGCCCGCCACGTCGTGGAGATTGCGCGCAGCCCGCGTGGTCGCCGCGCCGAGATCGCGACCACGGTGAAGGAGGGCTCTGGCGAGGTCGTCGAACACCTCGAGAGCCCGGCGGGACATCATGCGTTTCGCTTCCCCGCGACCGCGTTTTGGCAGGCCCACAAAGCTGCGCCGCAGCACTACGCCGATGTGATCCGCGAATGGGGCGCGGCTAACTACTCGCGAGAGACAGCGTGGGACCTCTACGGCGGGGTCGGCGCGTTCGTGCCTGCCATTCACGCTGCGACCGGAGGTTCGCGCATCCACACCGTGGACAGCTCGGCAGCAGCGACCTCGGAGACCCAGGACGCGCTTGCAGGGATGTCGGTTGAGGTGCATCAAGGGCGGGTTGAAGGGGCCGTCGATAAGCTTGAAGCCCCTGGACTTGTGGTGTTGGACCCGCCGCGTGCGGGTGCTGGGGAAACGGTCGTTTCGGCTGTGGCTGCTGCGTCGCCAGAGCGGGTCATCCATATCGGGTGCGACCCGGCGACGCTGGCGCGCGACCTCGCGGCATGGGGCCGTGGGGGCTATGCGGTGTCGCGCATGATGCTTGTCGACGCCTTCCCGGCGACGCATCACTTTGAGACGCTGGTGTTGCTCGAGCCGCGGGCACCAAAGCGTTAA